The genomic DNA GAAAGGCGCCTGCACCCCCCTGTTCCGTGAATAGCTGGGCATGCGGGACGACACCTGTCTGTGCCGAATGTATAAGCCGTTTTTTTATTTCTTCCTGACCGATAATATCCTTGAAGTACATGTTGCTCCTTATTGAGTTGATAGAGCAAAGGTACGAATAATCGAGGAAATAAGAAACCTCATCTTAATGTGCGATCTGTATTTTCTCTTTAATGCATTTACCAATAAAAAGCACAAGCAAAAAAGGATATAAGGCTAAATCCATTGCGATAAACAGTATGTATTTCATCTTCGTAAAATTTATTATTTCGTCGATAAGACTAAGATGCTTGGAAAAACCCCTATCCGATAACAAACTTTTTTCATTTTGTTGTATGTTTTTGGTGTATTGCTTACTTCTATTGCCTGATCGATAAAAACTGAGACGGTGATTTGTGTTTTTTTTGCAGTTGACAAAATGTAATATTTTTTCTTATGATTATTCTTGTGAAGATAGTTTTGAATATGTTTTAATTGTTTTGTTTCGGTATTTGATTTCAAAATGATAGTATTATCTTTGCATTGTAAAAAAGAAAATTACATAAATACGGATTGTATTATGAATGTATGCAAAGATGACGCTTCTATTCTGATTATATATACGGGAGGTACTATCGGAATGATAGAAAATCCTGAGACGGGCTCTTTGGAGGCCTTTAATTTTGAACATTTGGAGGAGCATGTACCCGAACTGAAAAATCTCGGATATAAAATATCGTCTATTCAATTTGATCCACCGATGGATTCATCGGAGATGGGACCGGATTCATGGATGAAAATCGTGCATGTCATTGCGGAACATTATCATGATTACGATGGCTTTGTCGTTCTGCATGGGACCGATACGATGGCCTTTACCGCTTCCGCTTTGAGCTTTATGCTGGAAAATCTGAGTAAGCCCGTGGTTCTGACCGGTTCACAGCTTCCGATCGGTATGCTTCGTACGGATGGAAAGGAAAACCTGATTACGGCGATAGAGATTGCCGCCGCCCGTGAAAACGATATGCCGCTGGTTCCTGAAGTCTGTATTTTCTTTGAGAACGACCTGCTGCGCGGAAACCGTACCAGCAAGACGAATGCGGATAATTTCAATGCGTTCCGTTCCTATAATTATCCTCCGTTGGCACATGCCGGTATTTCGATTAAGTATGATGTCTCCCAGGTTTACCATCCGGTATCCCGGAAACCGCTGAAACCTCATTACTTGTTGGACCGGAATATTGCAATCTTGAAAATATTTCCTGGAATTTCTCCGCAGGTTGTGGAAAGCATCTTGAATATTCCCGGCTTGAAAGGCGTCGTGATGGAAACATTCGGTAGCGGGAATGCGCCCGGATATGACTGGTTGCTGGAGATGTTGAAGGATGCGGTCGAACGGGGGATCGTCATTGTCAATGTCACCCAATGCCTTGCCGGGAGCGTGGAAATGCACCGCTATGAAACCGGTCGCAAATTGTTGCAGGCCGGCGTGGTGAGCGGTTACGACAGCACGACCGAATGTGCGGTTGCCAAGTTGATGTTCCTGTTCGGGCATGGTATGACGCCGGACGAAGTAAAGGAACATCTGAATTGTTCGCTGATCGGGGAGATTACGATTGCTTGAAAATATAGTTCCTTCGGCATGAAAACATCGTTTCATAGGCATGGAAATGTAGTTTCGTGCTTTCAATACACCTCTTTTGCCACCTTATAGACGCTATCCGATGCCATCATCGTATAGAAATGTAGGCTCGGAACGCCGTGTGCAATCAAGTCTTTGCATTGCTGGATGCACCATTCGACACCGACGGCTTTCGCTTCATCATCCGTTTTGCATTTACGAAGTTCTGTTGCAAACGGTTCGGGAATGTCCGAACGGAATATCTTAGGCAGCACGGTGAGCTGGTTCTTGAATACGATCGGCTTGATACCCGGAATGATGGGGACCGTAATGCCTTCCGCCCGGCATCGGTCTACGAATGCGTAATATTTTTCATTGTCGAAAAACATCTGTGTCACCAAGTAGTCCGCCCCGTTCTTTACTTTCTCTTTCAGATAGAAAATATCCGATTCCATATTGGGGGCTTCTTCATGCTTTTCCGGATAGCAAGCCATTCCGTAAGAGAACGGTGTTTCATTGGCTTCGAAAACAGATCCGTCGATGGCGATCCCTTTGTTGAAGTCGTTCACTTGCTGCTGGAGGTCGGTTGCATGTTCGTGGTATATGTCCGTTTTTTGTCCGGCTTCCAGTGTTTTTACATCTCCACGGAGCAACAACAGGTCATAAACACCTAAAAAGTTCAGGTCGATCAATGCATATTCCGTTTCATCTTTTGTAAATCCCTTGCATATAATATGAGGAACAGCCGTTATGCCATATTTATTCTGGATAGCCGAAGCGATGGCGACCGATCCGGGACGTTTGCGGATGTTGACTTTCTGAAAGCTACCATCTGGCAAAGTCTTGTAGATATATTCGCTGTGATGGGATGTTATATTAATGTATTTAGGATCGAACTCGATCAGTTTGTCTATGACATTATATACTTTCTGTATGCTGTTTCCTTTCAACGGAGGAAGTATTTCAAATGAGAAAGCAGTACTCTTGCTGCTATTGATCAGATCGATTACTTTCATGTTATTTATTTATTTGGGTGGACAAATGTACATAAAAAACAGTTATGTTTGTCTGCCCAATATGTTGATTGTTTATGTTGTTTGAATTTTCCACGTGTCGATATTCCGTGTTTCGTTGCTGAGTTTCCATCATGTCTTTTTGTTGCTTCTTCACAAAGATACGATATAATCTGCAATTTGCATCTATCGTTCTTGTTATTTTTGCCGTTTTTGAAGGGGTAAATGAGTGTTAAAATAGACAATATCTCTCTTTAAAATGTGATTTTGGGTTAAAATCTTGATTGATAGTGAGGTGTAGGAATCTTATATCTGTTAAAAAATATTACCCTTGCGTGTAATTTGAATTAAATGGGGTATAAAATCGAATTAGATGCAGCAGTAGTTTCGATTTGGACCAATGAGATTTGAGGCAAGGTGTACAATAAGAGTGTAGCCGAATTTGCCTGTACGCATTGCGACAATTTGCGGGATTATTTTCCTGCGAGGATTAAATGAGTAACGGTTGCCGTTTTTCATTTTTTATTAATACCTTTGCCTGTCAATAATCTAATTACGATAAGATATGGAAAATATTAATTGGTCTGATCTGTCATTCGGTTATATGAAGACAGACTATAATGTACGGTGTTACTATCGGGATGGTAAATGGGGCGAGCTCGAAGTTAGTTCTTCCGAGATCATCAATATTCATATGGCTGCTACATGTTTGCATTATGGACAGGAGTCGTTTGAAGGATTGAAGGCGTTCAAAGGGAGAGACGGCAAGATCCGTGTGTTCCGTATGGATGAGAACGGCAAACGCATGCAATCTTCCAGCCGCGGTATCAAAATGGCCGAGTTGCCCGTTGAGAAGTTCGAGGAAGCTATCCGTAAGGTCGTAAAACTGAACGAACGTTTTGTTCCCCCTTATGAAAGCGGGGCTGCTTTATATATCCGTCCGTTGATGATCGGTTTGGGTGCCCAGGTGGGTGTGAAGCCGGCTCCCGAATATATGTTCATGGTGTTTGTGACGCCGGTGGGACCGTATTTTAAGGGTGGTTTCAAACCCTCCAAAGTATGTATCATGCGCGATTACGATCGTGCTGCCCCTCAGGGAACCGGTACGATCAAAGTCGGTGGTAATTACGCCGCCAGTCTCGTTGCGGGCGAAAAGGCTCATGAGCTGGGCTACGCCGCTGTTTTATATCTGGACCCGAAAGAAAAGAAATATCTGGACGAATGCGGCCCAGCCAACTTCTTCGGAATTCGTGGCAACAGCTACATCACTCCGCAGTCTCACTCTATCCTGCCTTCTATCACGAACAAGAGTTTGCAGCAGTTGGCAACCGATATGGGCCTGACGGTGGAACGCCGTCCGGTTCCGGTAGAAGAAATCGCTGCGTTCGATGAAGCTGCCGAATGTGGAACTGCTGCGGTTATTGCTCCGATTTCACAGATCGATGATTTGGATGTCAATAAGTCTTATGTGATTGCAAAAGACGGCAAACCGGGTCCTGTTTGTGAAAAACTATACAATAAACTGCGTGCTATCCAGTATGGCGATGAACCTGATACCTATGGGTGGATAACGATAATTGAATAATTAACAATAAAAAATGGATAATTGATAATTTGGAATAGATGTTTTTTATCAAAATTGCAAACTCTGCATTGCAATTCGGAAAAAATATCTATATTTGCCTCGTTTAACGGGATGGATAAATTGTCCATTGTTAATTGTCAATTGAAAAAGTGGAAGCATTCTTTAAAACACATAAATATCTGGTAGAACACTTGTATTCGCCGGTTCGCAGAGGGCTGATGGACGAGATCGACTGGAATGATCGGTTGATCGGTATTAAGGGGTCTCGCGGAGTGGGAAAGACGACTTTTCTGCTGGATTATGCCCGCGAGCATTTTGGCGCGGATAATAAAGAGTGTCTTTACATAAATCTGAATCATTTTTATTTTACGGAACGTACGTTGGTCGATTTTGCTTCTGAGTTCAGGGCAAAAGGGGGAAAAGTGCTGCTGATCGACCAAGTGTTCAAATATTCGGGATGGTCGAAAGAACTCCGCTATTGTTACGATAACTTCACTGACTTGAAGATCATTTTTTCCGGTTCTTCCGTCATGCGGTTGAAAGATGAAAATCCCGATCTGTCAGGCAAGGTGGTTTCGTATAACCTGCGAGGTTTCTCATTCCGGGAATTTTTTAATCTGATGTCCGGGAACAGCTTTCCGGCTTATACGTTTGGAGAAATATTGGTGGGCCATCAGGAGATTGCGAAAGGCATCTGCTCGGTGGGAAAACCGATGGCATACTTTCAGGACTATCTGCATCATGGTTTCTACCCGTTCTTCTTGGAGAAGCGCAATTTCTCGGAGAATTTGCTAAAGACCATGAATATGATGCTGGAGGTAGATGTGTTATACATAAAACAAATCGAACAAAGCTATCTGCCGAAACTGCGTAAGCTGCTTTACCTGTTGGCGACAAGCGCTCCTTGTACGCCCAATGTGAGTCAGTTGAGCAAAGACATAGAGACTTCGCGGGCCACCGTGATGAACTATATCAAATATTTGGCCGATGCCCGTTTGATGAACATACTTTATCCGGTGGGAGAGTCCTTCCCCAAGAAACCCTCTAAAGTGTATATGTATAACTCCAATTTGATGTATCCCATCCGGCCGATGGAAGTGAATATGCAGTCTGTCCGCGAATCATTCTTTTATAACCAGCTTTTGAAGGACAATAAATTGAATGAGGGCGGGAAGAATGCACATTTCTTAGTCAATGGGATGCATAATTTCAGGATTGAAGAAAACATGAAGGTGAAGAATAATCCTGATCTGTATTATGCAATCGATAAGGTCGAAGTAGGAGAGGGCAACATGATCCCGCTTTGGCTTTTCGGCTTTTTATATTGAAATTTTTTTAAATACTAATAGTAAGAGTCTATGACAAAACAGAAGAAATTTTTAACCTGTGATGGTAACCAGGCTGCTGCACATATCTCCTATATGTTCAGTGAAGTTGCTGCGATTTACCCCATCACTCCGTCATCTACGATGGCAGAATATGTAGATGAATGGGCTGCTGCCGGACGTAAGAATATTTTCGGCGAAACTGTAATGGTGCAGGAAATGCAATCTGAAGGTGGTGCTGCCGGTGCAGTTCACGGTTCGTTGCAGGCTGGTGCACTGACTACGACTTATACGGCTTCTCAGGGTTTGTTGCTGATGATCCCGAACATGTACAAGATTGCAGGTGAATTGCTGCCTTGCGTATTCCATGTATCTGCTCGTACATTGGCTTCTCACGCACTGTGTATCTTCGGTGACCATCAAGACGTAATGTCTGCCCGTCAGACAGGCTTCGCCATGTTGGCCGAAGGTTCTGTACAGGAAGTGATGGATTTGGCAGGTGTTGCCCACTTGGCTACAATCAAATCCCGTGTTCCGTTCGTGAACTTCTTCGACGGTTTCCGTACATCTCACGAAATCCAGAAGATCGAAGCATTGGAAAATGAAGACTTGGCTCCGCTGATCGACCAGAAGGCGTTGGCTGAATTCCGCGCACGTGCCTTGAATCCGAAAACTCCGGTTGCACGCGGTATGGCTGAAAACCCTGACCACTTCTTCCAGCATAGAGAATCGAGCAACTCTTACTATGATGCAGTTCCTGCTATCGTAGAAGAATATATGAATGAAATCTCTAAGATCACAGGACGTAAATACGGTTTGTTCGATTACTACGGAGCTGAAGATGCAGAACGCGTAATCATTGCAATGGGTTCTGTTACGGAAGCTGCACGCGAAGCTATCGACTACCTGACAGCTAAGGGTGAAAAAGTAGGTTTGGTTTCCGTTCACTTGTATCGTCCGTTCTCGGCTAAACACTTCTTGGCAGCTGTTCCTAAGACTGCTAAGCGTATTGCTGTTTTGGACCGTACAAAAGAACCGGGTGCAGTAGGCGAACCTCTGTATCTGGATGTAAAAGACTGTTTCTATGGCCAGGAAGATGCTCCGGTTATCGTAGGCGGCCGTTATGGTTTGGGGTCTAAGGATACGACTCCTGCCCAGATCCTTTCCGTATATGAAAACCTGGCACTGCCGATGCCGAAGAACCAGTTCACGATCGGTATCGTAGATGACGTAACATTCACTTCCCTGCCTCAGAAAGAAGAGATCGCATTGGGTGGCGAAGGCATGTTCGAAGCTAAGTTCTACGGTTTGGGTGCAGACGGTACTGTCGGTGCCAACAAGAATTCAGTCAAGATCATCGGTGACAATACAAATAAATATTGCCAGGCTTATTTCTCTTACGACTCTAAGAAATCCGGCGGTTTCACTTGTTCTCACCTGCGTTTCGGTGATCATCCGATCCGCTCTACCTATTTGGTAAACACACCGAATTTTGTGGCTTGCCACGTTCAGGCTTACCTGCGTATGTACGATGTGACTCGCGGTTTGCGTGAGAACGGTACATTCTTGCTGAACACGGTATGGAATGGCGAAGAATTGGCAAAACACCTGCCTAACCGTGTAAAACGTTATTTCGCTCAGAAAAATATTACGGTTTATTATATCAATGCTACACAGATCGCATTGGAAATCGGTTTGGGTAACCGCACCAATACAATCCTGCAGTCTGCATTCTTCCGTATCACAGGTGTAATTCCTGTTGATCTGGCTATCGAACAGATGAAGAAGTTCATCGTGAAGTCTTATGGCAAGAAGGGTGAAGATGTTGTAAACAAAAACTATGCTGCTGTTGATCGTGGTGGCGAATACAACCAGTTGACTGTTGATCCTGCATGGGCTAACCTGCCGGATGATGAAGAGGTTGTAAACAACGATCCTGCATTTATCAACGAAGTGGTTCGTCCTATTAATGCACAGGATGGCGACCTACTGAAGGTTTCTGCTTTCAAGGGCATCGAAGACGGTACATGGCATCAGGGTACTGCAAAATATGAAAAACGTGGTGTAGCTGCATTTGTTCCGGTTTGGAATGAGGCAAACTGTATCCAGTGTAACCAGTGTGCTTACGTTTGTCCTCACGCTTCTATCCGTCCGTTCGTTTTGAATGACGAAGAACAGAAGGGTGCAAACTTCCCGATGTTGGATGTGAAAGCTCCGGCTACAATGAAGGGGATGAAGTTCCGTATGCAGGTAGATGTTATGGACTGCTTGGGTTGCGGAAACTGTGCCGATATCTGTCCGGGATTCAAGGGCAACAAGGCGTTGTCTATGGCTCCGCTGGAAGGTCAGTTGGCTGAAGCTGATAACTGGGCATACTGTGTGGCTAATGTAAGTTCTAAGCAGAGTTTGGTAGACATCAAGTCTAATGTGAAGAATTCTCAGTTCGCAACTCCGTTGTTCGAGTTCTCAGGCGCTTGCTCCGGTTGTGGTGAAACTCCGTACGTAAAACTGATTTCCCAGTTGTTCGGTGATCGTGAAATGGTTGCTAACGCTACGGGATGTTCTTCTATCTATTCGGGTTCTGTTCCATCTACTCCGTATACGACAAACGAAAAGGGTGAAGGTCCTGCATGGGCTAACTCTCTGTTCGAAGACTTCTGTGAATTCGGTTTGGGTATGGAATTGGCTAACGAAAAGATGCGTGCACGTATCC from Parabacteroides merdae ATCC 43184 includes the following:
- a CDS encoding asparaginase, with amino-acid sequence MNVCKDDASILIIYTGGTIGMIENPETGSLEAFNFEHLEEHVPELKNLGYKISSIQFDPPMDSSEMGPDSWMKIVHVIAEHYHDYDGFVVLHGTDTMAFTASALSFMLENLSKPVVLTGSQLPIGMLRTDGKENLITAIEIAAARENDMPLVPEVCIFFENDLLRGNRTSKTNADNFNAFRSYNYPPLAHAGISIKYDVSQVYHPVSRKPLKPHYLLDRNIAILKIFPGISPQVVESILNIPGLKGVVMETFGSGNAPGYDWLLEMLKDAVERGIVIVNVTQCLAGSVEMHRYETGRKLLQAGVVSGYDSTTECAVAKLMFLFGHGMTPDEVKEHLNCSLIGEITIA
- the metF gene encoding methylenetetrahydrofolate reductase [NAD(P)H]; its protein translation is MKVIDLINSSKSTAFSFEILPPLKGNSIQKVYNVIDKLIEFDPKYINITSHHSEYIYKTLPDGSFQKVNIRKRPGSVAIASAIQNKYGITAVPHIICKGFTKDETEYALIDLNFLGVYDLLLLRGDVKTLEAGQKTDIYHEHATDLQQQVNDFNKGIAIDGSVFEANETPFSYGMACYPEKHEEAPNMESDIFYLKEKVKNGADYLVTQMFFDNEKYYAFVDRCRAEGITVPIIPGIKPIVFKNQLTVLPKIFRSDIPEPFATELRKCKTDDEAKAVGVEWCIQQCKDLIAHGVPSLHFYTMMASDSVYKVAKEVY
- a CDS encoding branched-chain amino acid aminotransferase → MENINWSDLSFGYMKTDYNVRCYYRDGKWGELEVSSSEIINIHMAATCLHYGQESFEGLKAFKGRDGKIRVFRMDENGKRMQSSSRGIKMAELPVEKFEEAIRKVVKLNERFVPPYESGAALYIRPLMIGLGAQVGVKPAPEYMFMVFVTPVGPYFKGGFKPSKVCIMRDYDRAAPQGTGTIKVGGNYAASLVAGEKAHELGYAAVLYLDPKEKKYLDECGPANFFGIRGNSYITPQSHSILPSITNKSLQQLATDMGLTVERRPVPVEEIAAFDEAAECGTAAVIAPISQIDDLDVNKSYVIAKDGKPGPVCEKLYNKLRAIQYGDEPDTYGWITIIE
- a CDS encoding ATP-binding protein encodes the protein MEAFFKTHKYLVEHLYSPVRRGLMDEIDWNDRLIGIKGSRGVGKTTFLLDYAREHFGADNKECLYINLNHFYFTERTLVDFASEFRAKGGKVLLIDQVFKYSGWSKELRYCYDNFTDLKIIFSGSSVMRLKDENPDLSGKVVSYNLRGFSFREFFNLMSGNSFPAYTFGEILVGHQEIAKGICSVGKPMAYFQDYLHHGFYPFFLEKRNFSENLLKTMNMMLEVDVLYIKQIEQSYLPKLRKLLYLLATSAPCTPNVSQLSKDIETSRATVMNYIKYLADARLMNILYPVGESFPKKPSKVYMYNSNLMYPIRPMEVNMQSVRESFFYNQLLKDNKLNEGGKNAHFLVNGMHNFRIEENMKVKNNPDLYYAIDKVEVGEGNMIPLWLFGFLY
- the nifJ gene encoding pyruvate:ferredoxin (flavodoxin) oxidoreductase; the encoded protein is MTKQKKFLTCDGNQAAAHISYMFSEVAAIYPITPSSTMAEYVDEWAAAGRKNIFGETVMVQEMQSEGGAAGAVHGSLQAGALTTTYTASQGLLLMIPNMYKIAGELLPCVFHVSARTLASHALCIFGDHQDVMSARQTGFAMLAEGSVQEVMDLAGVAHLATIKSRVPFVNFFDGFRTSHEIQKIEALENEDLAPLIDQKALAEFRARALNPKTPVARGMAENPDHFFQHRESSNSYYDAVPAIVEEYMNEISKITGRKYGLFDYYGAEDAERVIIAMGSVTEAAREAIDYLTAKGEKVGLVSVHLYRPFSAKHFLAAVPKTAKRIAVLDRTKEPGAVGEPLYLDVKDCFYGQEDAPVIVGGRYGLGSKDTTPAQILSVYENLALPMPKNQFTIGIVDDVTFTSLPQKEEIALGGEGMFEAKFYGLGADGTVGANKNSVKIIGDNTNKYCQAYFSYDSKKSGGFTCSHLRFGDHPIRSTYLVNTPNFVACHVQAYLRMYDVTRGLRENGTFLLNTVWNGEELAKHLPNRVKRYFAQKNITVYYINATQIALEIGLGNRTNTILQSAFFRITGVIPVDLAIEQMKKFIVKSYGKKGEDVVNKNYAAVDRGGEYNQLTVDPAWANLPDDEEVVNNDPAFINEVVRPINAQDGDLLKVSAFKGIEDGTWHQGTAKYEKRGVAAFVPVWNEANCIQCNQCAYVCPHASIRPFVLNDEEQKGANFPMLDVKAPATMKGMKFRMQVDVMDCLGCGNCADICPGFKGNKALSMAPLEGQLAEADNWAYCVANVSSKQSLVDIKSNVKNSQFATPLFEFSGACSGCGETPYVKLISQLFGDREMVANATGCSSIYSGSVPSTPYTTNEKGEGPAWANSLFEDFCEFGLGMELANEKMRARIQNAMEAAIAYEGTPAEYKEAFTAWIENQNDADKTKELAALIIPMVEAAKDKCPNCATIAELSHFLVKRSQWIIGGDGASYDIGYGGLDHVIASGKNVNILVLDTEVYSNTGGQSSKATPVGAIAKFAAAGKRVRKKDLGLMATTYGYVYVAQIAMGADQAQTLKAIREAEAYDGPSLIIAYAPCINHGLKKGMGKSQAEEKEAVACGYWHLWRYNPALEAEGKNPFTLDSKEPDWSKFQDFLKGEVRFASVAKQYPAEAAELFAAAEENAKWRLRSYKRMAAENWSVEE